The Lonchura striata isolate bLonStr1 chromosome 12, bLonStr1.mat, whole genome shotgun sequence genome includes a region encoding these proteins:
- the SLC26A6 gene encoding LOW QUALITY PROTEIN: solute carrier family 26 member 6 (The sequence of the model RefSeq protein was modified relative to this genomic sequence to represent the inferred CDS: deleted 1 base in 1 codon), producing the protein MVSRDICRGFTFLLPSCVKGQSLQMGLWDGEALLSSCAGPLPCLAAWTGIPESQVALAAEMALSHRAPREVLSEAELEEVARRKPPTKPSLRGCLHKTRCSGSAAKSLLFRFLPFLRWLPRYPIKDWLLGDIVSGFSVGIMHLPQGLAYALLAGLPPVTGLYSSFYPVFLYFFFGTSRHNSVGPFAVISVMIGSLTESLMPSEDFLESVNGSNATVNEELRDARRVELVATITVLTGIFQVLLGLLQFGFVVTYLSDPLVRGYTTAASVHVLVSQLKNVFGVSQSEHSGPLSLFVTVIDLCKKLPDTNVGTLVTSIIAMVAILIVKELNHKFAAKLPMPIPIELITIIVSTGISYGVNLKEKFGISVVGNIPSGLKPPVVPNMSYFGQVVGNAFAIAVVGYAICISLGKIFALKHGYKVDSNQELIALGLCNFLGGFFQCFAISCSMSRSLVQESTGGNSQVAGVIASLVILVTIVKIGELFRDLPKAILAAIIIVNLKGMFKQFKDLSTLWKSNKVDLLVWVVTFIATLLLNLDIGLAASVAFGLLTVIFRTQLPHYSILGRISDTDVYRDVVEYEMAQEVPGVKIFRSSSTIYFANVELYAEALKKKSGIDVDRLIEKKKKALKKLKKQQKKLEKEKAKKKKNAGDGPGLAVIELSAGESNAPSEPTLRSLGLPQPSFSAVILDFSPVSFVDTVSIKILKNIFRDFREIEVDVFIASCPVSVLAQLERGNFFSSTITKHSFFPSVHDAVVHISRERHQASVDHSTRM; encoded by the exons ATGGTGAGCCGTGACATTTGCCGGGGTTTCACATTCCTGCTCCCCTCATGTGTAAAGGGACAAAGTCTGCAGATGGGGCTGTGGGATGGA gaggctctgctcagcagctgtgctggccccctgccctgccttgcTGCA TGGACTGGCATTCCGGAGAGCCAGGTGGCCTTGGCAGCAGAGATGGCCCTGAGCCACCGCGCGCCCCGTGAGGTGCTGAGTGAGGCTGAACTGGAGGAGGTGGCACGGAGGAAACCTCCCACGAAGCCCTCTTTGCGTGGCTGTCTCCACAAGACCAG ATGCtcgggctctgctgccaagTCCCTGCTGTTCCGCTTCCTGCCCTTCCTGCGCTGGCTGCCCCGCTACCCCATCAAGGACTGGCTCCTGGGGGACATTGTTTCAGGCTTCAGTGTGGGCATCATGCACCTGCCCCAGG GGCTTGCCTATGCgctgctggctgggctgccACCAGTCACGGGTCTCTACTCCTCCTTTTATCCCGTCTTCCTCTACTTCTTCTTCGGAACGTCAAGGCACAACTCCGTGG GTCCCTTTGCCGTCATCTCTGTCATGATTGGGAGCTTGACAGAATCCCTGATGCCCAGCGAGGACTTCCTGGAGTCCGTCAATGGCAGCAATGCAACGGTCAATGAGGAATTGCGCGACGCTCGCAGGGTGGAGCTGGTGGCCACCATCACTGTCCTGACGGGTATCTTCCAG gtgctcctggggctcctgcaGTTTGGATTTGTGGTGACCTACCTCTCAGACCCACTGGTGCGTGGCTACaccactgctgcctctgtgcaCGTGCTCGTCTCCCAGCTCAAAAATGTTTTTGGAGTCTCCCAAAGCGAGCACTCGGGGCCGCTCTCGCTGTTTGTG ACTGTCATCGATCTCTGCAAGAAGCTGCCAGACACCAATGTGGGCACCCTGGTGACTTCCATCATTGCCATGGTGGCCATCTTGATTGTGAAGGAGCTCAACCACAAGTTTGCTGCCAAATTGCCCATGCCCATCCCCATCGAGCTTATTACG ATCATCGTTTCCACCGGCATCTCCTATGGGGTCAACCTGAAAGAAAAGTTTGGCATCTCTGTGGTGGGCAACATCCCCAGCGG GCTGAAGCCACCTGTGGTCCCTAACATGAGCTACTTTGGGCAGGTGGTGGGCAATGCCTTTGCCATTGCTGTGGTAGGCTACGCCATCTGCATCTCCCTGGGCAAAATCTTTGCCCTGAAACATGGCTACAAAGTGGACAGCAACCAG gagctgatTGCACTGGGCCTCTGCAACTTCCTAGGAGGCTTCTTCCAGTGTTTTGCCATCAGCTGCTCCATGTCGAGGAGCCTGGTACAGGAGAGCACAGGGGGCAACAGCCAG GTAGCTGGTGTCATCGCATCCCTGGTCATCCTGGTGACCATTGTGAAGATTGGAGAACTCTTCCGGGACCTGCCCAAG GCCATCTTAGCTGCCATCATCATTGTCAACCTCAAGGGCATGTTCAAGCAGTTCAAGGACCTCAGCACTCTCTGGAAGTCCAACAAGGTGGACCTG CTGGTCTGGGTTGTGACATTCATAGCCACCCTCCTGCTGAACTTGGACATCGGCCTGGCGGCCTCGGTGGCATTTGGGTTGCTCACGGTCATCTTCCGTACCCAGCT cccgCACTACTCCATCCTGGGGCGCATCTCTGACACCGATGTCTACAGGGATGTGGTGGAATACGAGATG gcacaggaggtcCCTGGCGTGAAGATTTTCCGCTCTTCCTCAACCATCTATTTTGCCAACGTGGAGCTGTACGCCGAGGCCCTGAAGAAAAAG AGCGGCATTGATGTGGACCGCCTGattgagaagaagaagaaggccctcaagaagctgaagaaacagcagaagaaactggagaaggaaaaggcaaagaagaaaaag aaTGCAGGGGACGGTCCAGGCCTGGCGGTGATTGAGTTGAGTGCAGGAGAGAGCAATGCACCCTCAGAGCCCACCCTGCGCAGCCtagggctgccccagcccagctttTCCGCTGTTATCTTGGACTTCAGCCCCGTCAGCTTTGTGGACACCGTCTCCATCAAGATCCTGAAGAAT atcTTCAGGGATTTCCGTGAGATAGAAGTGGACGTCTTCATTGCCAGCTGTCCGG TATCTGTCCTGGCCCAGCTGGAGCGGGGCAACTTCTTCAGTTCAACCATCACCAAGCACTCCTTCTTCCCCTCGGTGCATGATGCCGTGGTGCACATCAGCAGGGAGCGGCACCAGGCCTCG GTGGACCACAGCACCAGGATGTAG